The following coding sequences lie in one Gemmatimonadota bacterium genomic window:
- a CDS encoding alpha/beta hydrolase — protein sequence MKWSATGMVALCGWLALGQPAEAQTLSTCSDARLGEDARCGTMAVREDRSRPDGRMIDLNMVLLPASGASRAEPLFLLAGGPGQAATDLAGLALGPFAPLRQTRDIVLVDQRGTGGSNPLDCPSGSAEDPRKSFGALFRPAELAACAKRLSAHADLTLYRTDEVVADLDEVREALGYERVVLWGGSGGTRTALVWARSFPDRVAAMVLDGVAPTDFTAPSPYAPGVQRSWERVVEDCAAQPACAAAFPDLPGDLDRVLARFDAGPVSTTVAVDENRAVPVTMTRGDFGYALRGLLYGARTVAYAPALVHGAAQSGDLSTFARLLWQRDVAVNQGVQVGVHFAIFCAEDVPFLTPAADAAAAGTFVGTYLLDQYRAACDAWPSEPVAAAYREPVRVDTPTLLFSGYYDPTTPAEQADHVARSLPNSRHIVVRDQAHGAEFGCGRPAVLAFLTRGSLEGLPEVCGEVGPVTFETEPPAS from the coding sequence ATGAAGTGGAGTGCGACGGGGATGGTGGCGTTGTGCGGCTGGCTTGCCCTCGGACAGCCCGCAGAGGCACAGACGCTGAGCACGTGCTCCGACGCACGGCTCGGGGAGGACGCCCGCTGCGGTACCATGGCCGTCCGCGAAGACCGCTCGCGCCCGGATGGTCGCATGATCGACCTCAACATGGTCTTGCTGCCCGCCTCGGGGGCGAGTCGCGCCGAGCCGCTGTTCCTGCTCGCCGGAGGTCCCGGCCAGGCCGCGACCGACCTCGCTGGCCTGGCGCTCGGTCCGTTCGCACCACTGCGCCAGACACGCGATATCGTCTTGGTGGATCAGCGAGGGACCGGAGGCTCCAATCCGCTCGATTGCCCCAGTGGCTCCGCCGAGGACCCGCGCAAGTCGTTCGGCGCCCTGTTCCGCCCGGCTGAGCTGGCCGCCTGCGCCAAGCGGCTGTCCGCTCACGCAGACCTGACGCTGTATCGGACCGACGAGGTCGTGGCCGATCTGGATGAGGTACGAGAGGCGCTGGGGTACGAGCGGGTGGTCCTTTGGGGCGGTTCGGGGGGAACGCGCACGGCACTCGTATGGGCCAGGTCCTTTCCGGACCGCGTGGCCGCCATGGTCCTGGACGGCGTGGCGCCAACGGATTTCACGGCGCCCAGCCCCTACGCGCCCGGCGTGCAGCGCTCCTGGGAGCGCGTGGTGGAGGACTGCGCAGCCCAACCGGCCTGCGCGGCCGCGTTCCCCGACCTTCCCGGAGACCTCGATCGGGTTCTTGCACGCTTCGATGCGGGACCTGTCTCGACGACCGTGGCAGTGGACGAAAACCGCGCTGTGCCCGTGACCATGACGCGGGGCGATTTCGGATACGCGCTGCGGGGCCTGCTCTATGGGGCTCGCACCGTGGCCTACGCCCCTGCGCTGGTGCACGGGGCCGCGCAGAGCGGAGACCTGTCCACGTTCGCGCGGCTGCTCTGGCAGCGGGATGTGGCGGTCAACCAGGGCGTCCAGGTCGGAGTCCACTTCGCCATCTTCTGCGCCGAAGATGTGCCCTTCCTCACGCCCGCCGCAGACGCGGCCGCCGCGGGGACCTTCGTGGGGACCTACCTGCTGGACCAATACCGTGCGGCCTGTGACGCTTGGCCCTCCGAGCCCGTTGCGGCCGCCTACCGGGAGCCCGTGCGGGTGGACACGCCCACCCTGCTGTTTTCCGGCTACTACGACCCGACCACCCCCGCCGAGCAGGCGGACCACGTGGCGCGCTCGCTGCCCAATTCCAGGCACATCGTGGTCAGGGACCAGGCCCACGGGGCCGAGTTCGGCTGCGGGCGCCCGGCAGTGCTGGCCTTCCTGACCCGCGGATCCCTGGAGGGCCTACCCGAGGTGTGTGGGGAGGTGGGGCCGGTGACGTTCGAGACAGAACCACCGGCGTCCTAG
- a CDS encoding isocitrate/isopropylmalate dehydrogenase family protein produces MKRVAIIPGDGIGVDVTAEAVQVLKAAAARFGLEVSFREWDLGAERYLREGVTIRDEEFRELAETSDGILLGALGDPRVPSNVHARDILLGLRFKLDLYVNFRPSLLLHPSLTPLKGFEERAIRLEIFRENTEDLYVDLGGRFRADTPNEVAIQESIHTRYGVERIVRAAFEHARARGRGRVTLVDKANAMPSAGALWRRVFREVGEGFTGIDRDMMYVDAVAMDLVRRPDRYEVIVTSNLFGDILSDLAAELTGGLGLAPSANIHPGRIGLFEPVHGSAPDIAGKGIANPLGAIRSAALLAEHLGSLEMADAIEAAARASILEGIRTPDLGGTASTEEVGGWITERVQRA; encoded by the coding sequence ATGAAGAGAGTGGCGATCATCCCGGGCGACGGGATCGGTGTGGATGTCACGGCCGAGGCCGTCCAGGTCCTGAAGGCGGCGGCGGCGCGGTTCGGCCTGGAGGTCTCGTTCCGGGAGTGGGACCTGGGCGCCGAGCGCTACCTCCGGGAGGGCGTAACCATCCGGGATGAGGAGTTCCGGGAGTTGGCCGAGACCTCCGATGGCATCCTGCTAGGGGCCCTGGGTGACCCACGGGTGCCCTCCAACGTCCATGCCCGGGACATCCTGCTGGGGCTCCGCTTCAAGTTGGACCTCTACGTGAACTTCCGACCCAGCCTCCTGCTCCACCCCTCGCTCACCCCTCTCAAGGGCTTCGAGGAGCGGGCGATCCGACTGGAAATCTTCCGCGAGAATACCGAAGACCTGTATGTGGACCTGGGGGGCCGGTTCCGAGCGGATACGCCCAACGAGGTGGCCATCCAGGAGTCCATCCACACCCGGTACGGGGTGGAACGGATCGTGCGTGCAGCATTCGAGCACGCGCGCGCGCGGGGGCGCGGTCGGGTGACGCTGGTCGACAAGGCCAACGCCATGCCTTCGGCCGGGGCCCTGTGGCGGCGCGTGTTCCGTGAGGTGGGAGAAGGCTTTACCGGCATCGACCGGGACATGATGTACGTGGACGCCGTGGCCATGGATCTGGTGCGTCGCCCGGACCGCTACGAGGTCATCGTGACCTCCAACCTGTTCGGCGACATCCTCAGCGACCTGGCGGCGGAACTCACGGGCGGTCTGGGGCTGGCCCCTTCCGCCAACATCCATCCCGGCCGCATCGGGCTCTTCGAGCCCGTGCACGGGTCGGCACCGGACATCGCGGGGAAGGGCATCGCCAACCCGCTCGGGGCCATCCGCTCGGCCGCTCTCCTCGCGGAGCACTTGGGCAGCCTGGAGATGGCGGACGCCATCGAAGCGGCGGCCCGGGCCTCCATCCTGGAGGGGATCCGGACGCCCGACCTGGGCGGTACCGCCTCCACGGAGGAGGTGGGCGGCTGGATCACAGAGCGGGTACAGCGGGCATGA
- a CDS encoding enoyl-CoA hydratase-related protein, with translation MSKAEFVRVEREDGIATVVIDRAEKLNALNPQVIDEIGAAFASLYDDEDVRGVLLTGAGDKAFVAGADIGVLATMGPLTGVEVSRQGQQVFRRIERFPKPVVAVIPGYALGGGCELALACHLRVASEKARFGLPEVGLGIIPGYGGTLRLARLVGLGRALEMTLTGEMVGAARAMEIGLVNKVFPPEELHEGARSFLRSITKNGPVAVRMALESVFHALDASPEDALEFESSLFGLLASTEDMKEGMGAFLEKRKPDFKGR, from the coding sequence ATGAGCAAAGCCGAGTTTGTACGCGTCGAGCGCGAAGATGGAATCGCCACGGTCGTCATCGACCGGGCCGAGAAGCTGAACGCCTTGAACCCCCAGGTCATCGACGAGATCGGTGCCGCGTTCGCGAGCCTGTACGACGACGAGGACGTGCGCGGCGTGCTCCTCACCGGGGCCGGGGACAAGGCATTCGTGGCCGGAGCCGACATCGGCGTACTCGCGACCATGGGGCCGTTGACCGGTGTCGAGGTGAGCCGGCAGGGCCAGCAGGTGTTCCGGCGGATCGAGCGGTTTCCCAAGCCCGTGGTTGCAGTGATCCCGGGGTACGCACTCGGCGGCGGGTGTGAGCTGGCGTTGGCCTGCCACCTGCGCGTGGCGTCGGAAAAGGCCCGCTTCGGGCTTCCGGAAGTGGGACTGGGGATCATCCCCGGCTACGGAGGCACCTTGCGACTGGCCCGCCTGGTGGGGCTGGGCCGCGCACTCGAGATGACGCTCACCGGAGAGATGGTCGGCGCCGCCCGGGCCATGGAGATCGGGCTGGTCAACAAGGTCTTCCCGCCCGAGGAGCTGCACGAGGGTGCCCGCTCCTTCCTCCGTTCCATCACCAAGAATGGGCCCGTGGCGGTGCGGATGGCCTTGGAGTCGGTGTTCCATGCCCTCGATGCCAGCCCGGAGGACGCCCTCGAGTTCGAGTCCTCGCTGTTTGGCCTCCTGGCGTCGACAGAAGACATGAAGGAAGGCATGGGCGCGTTCCTCGAGAAGCGGAAACCCGACTTCAAGGGACGCTGA
- a CDS encoding acetyl-CoA C-acetyltransferase → MGTQGQDKDIVFLSGKRTAFGTFGGSLKDFSATQLGVVSGKAALAAAGVEPGQVGHVVYGNALQTSADAIYLARHVGLGCGLPNEVPALTVNRLCGSGFQAIVSAAQEILLGEADVALAGGTESMSQAPHVVRGARWGQLRLGDPGKYFEDALWAALLDSNCGLTMAQTAEELGDKYGVTREWSDQVALRSQQRAKAGWDGGHFAAEITPVSIRSRKGTVDFAHDEHMRPDTTLEALSALKPYFREGGFVTAGNASGIGDGSASTVIADARWAEQQGLQPIGRLVSWAFVGVDPRIMGIGPAPASRQALERAGLTLDDMDLVEINEAFAPQYCAVEKDLGLDPEKTNVNGGAIAITHPLAASGARITIHLLHELKRRGGRYGLGAACIGGGQGGAVVVEAL, encoded by the coding sequence ATGGGGACCCAGGGTCAGGATAAGGACATCGTCTTTCTCTCCGGCAAACGCACTGCGTTCGGCACCTTCGGCGGGAGTCTCAAGGACTTCAGCGCCACCCAGCTGGGCGTGGTCTCGGGAAAGGCGGCGCTGGCGGCTGCTGGCGTCGAGCCGGGGCAGGTCGGGCACGTGGTGTACGGCAACGCGCTCCAGACGTCGGCGGATGCCATCTACCTGGCCCGGCACGTGGGGCTGGGCTGCGGCCTGCCCAACGAGGTGCCGGCCCTCACCGTGAATCGCCTGTGCGGGTCCGGCTTCCAGGCCATCGTGAGCGCAGCGCAGGAGATCCTGCTGGGCGAGGCGGACGTGGCGTTGGCGGGCGGTACCGAGTCCATGAGCCAGGCGCCGCACGTCGTGCGGGGCGCACGCTGGGGACAACTGCGTCTGGGCGATCCCGGCAAGTACTTCGAAGACGCCCTTTGGGCTGCGCTGCTCGACTCCAACTGCGGGCTCACCATGGCGCAGACCGCCGAGGAGCTGGGTGACAAGTACGGCGTCACTCGCGAGTGGTCCGATCAGGTGGCGCTACGCAGTCAACAGCGCGCCAAGGCCGGCTGGGACGGAGGGCACTTCGCGGCGGAGATCACGCCGGTCTCCATCCGGTCGCGCAAGGGCACCGTCGACTTCGCGCACGATGAGCACATGCGTCCCGACACGACGCTGGAGGCGCTTTCCGCGCTGAAGCCCTACTTCCGTGAAGGCGGGTTCGTCACCGCCGGCAATGCGTCCGGGATCGGAGACGGCTCGGCCAGCACGGTGATCGCCGACGCGCGTTGGGCCGAGCAGCAGGGGCTGCAGCCCATCGGGCGCCTGGTGTCGTGGGCGTTCGTCGGCGTGGATCCCCGCATCATGGGCATCGGTCCGGCGCCCGCCTCGCGTCAGGCGCTGGAGCGTGCGGGCCTGACGTTGGACGACATGGATCTGGTGGAGATCAACGAGGCCTTCGCTCCGCAGTATTGCGCGGTGGAGAAGGATCTGGGCCTCGACCCTGAAAAGACCAACGTGAACGGCGGTGCCATCGCCATCACCCATCCCCTGGCGGCGTCCGGTGCACGCATCACCATCCATCTGCTGCACGAGCTGAAGCGGAGGGGCGGGCGCTACGGTCTCGGTGCCGCCTGTATCGGAGGCGGCCAGGGCGGCGCCGTGGTGGTCGAAGCGCTCTAG
- a CDS encoding single-stranded DNA-binding protein, producing the protein MARSLNKAQLIGNVGNDPEIRMTPSGSKVAKLSVATNRQFQDRSGQQQERTDWHRVTFFGKMADIVEQWVHKGDRIYVEGRIEYSQTQDDQGGTRYWTDIVANDMVMLGSGGGAGGESAGGGGRSSYGGGGYESRSGGNAPPLSEPDDDLPF; encoded by the coding sequence ATGGCTCGGTCACTGAACAAGGCCCAATTGATCGGCAACGTCGGCAACGATCCCGAGATCCGGATGACACCCTCCGGCTCGAAGGTCGCCAAGCTGTCGGTGGCCACGAACCGCCAGTTCCAGGACCGCTCGGGTCAGCAGCAGGAGCGCACCGACTGGCACCGGGTCACCTTCTTCGGAAAGATGGCCGACATCGTCGAACAGTGGGTCCACAAGGGGGACCGCATCTACGTCGAGGGCCGGATCGAGTACTCCCAGACCCAGGACGACCAGGGCGGCACCCGCTATTGGACCGATATCGTGGCCAACGACATGGTCATGCTCGGTTCGGGCGGTGGGGCTGGTGGAGAAAGCGCCGGGGGCGGCGGCCGCTCGAGCTACGGCGGGGGAGGCTACGAAAGCCGCTCCGGCGGGAATGCTCCGCCGCTCAGCGAGCCGGACGACGATCTACCGTTCTAG
- a CDS encoding zinc ribbon domain-containing protein — MTVPSITPPVERFHRVLIEEIARKRPDYLSRPFTVAEIYQSLVPYRSHRDAIGVQMNGDYEDALLRLLAGAGDLLILESQPALGEIRRELESRNPNTGLFREFAQTEVRLNAELLPESVAAPEAPSVAQHAPPAAPPIQAEAPPAEPAPVAQEAAPTPMPEAVPPVEPAPRPSAGNGLASEFLEAEIAPVMEEGPRMEDAPVLEAAAVGTVSSAPSGSKSRPGGEGGSATSPATGECLWCSEALPQRTVVNYCPHCGQSTKVKPCGGCGEEMELAWRYCVTCGAESRTGLAGG, encoded by the coding sequence ATGACCGTACCCAGCATCACTCCGCCGGTGGAGCGCTTCCACCGCGTCCTGATCGAGGAGATCGCCCGCAAGCGGCCGGACTATCTCAGCCGTCCCTTCACGGTGGCTGAGATCTACCAGTCGCTCGTGCCCTATCGGAGCCATCGCGACGCGATCGGGGTGCAGATGAACGGGGACTACGAGGACGCCCTGTTGCGGCTGCTGGCCGGGGCGGGGGACCTGCTGATCCTGGAGTCCCAGCCGGCCCTCGGCGAGATTCGCCGGGAGCTCGAGTCCCGGAATCCCAACACGGGCCTGTTCCGGGAGTTCGCGCAGACCGAGGTGCGGCTGAACGCCGAACTCCTGCCGGAGAGCGTGGCCGCGCCCGAGGCGCCGTCGGTGGCCCAGCACGCGCCTCCGGCCGCTCCGCCGATCCAGGCGGAGGCCCCGCCGGCGGAGCCGGCACCGGTGGCCCAGGAAGCGGCGCCGACGCCGATGCCGGAGGCGGTGCCGCCTGTGGAGCCTGCGCCCCGACCCAGCGCCGGCAACGGCCTGGCCTCGGAATTCCTGGAAGCGGAGATCGCGCCGGTGATGGAAGAGGGACCTCGGATGGAGGATGCACCAGTCCTGGAGGCCGCCGCCGTGGGGACGGTATCGTCGGCGCCCTCAGGATCGAAGTCGCGGCCCGGCGGCGAGGGTGGTTCGGCCACCTCGCCAGCCACGGGCGAATGCCTGTGGTGCTCGGAGGCCCTGCCGCAGCGGACCGTGGTGAACTACTGTCCGCATTGCGGCCAGAGCACCAAGGTCAAGCCGTGTGGGGGCTGTGGCGAGGAGATGGAGCTCGCCTGGCGCTACTGCGTGACCTGCGGCGCGGAGTCCCGGACGGGCCTCGCTGGCGGCTGA
- a CDS encoding tetratricopeptide repeat protein: protein MSDEFLSSEDYDERAHRLYNEGDYEGALELLKEGLSIYPGAVDLYVGLGYARLAREEFAWARRAFERALVLDPTHEDALVGMGETLLRFGQRETALRYFRSVDSVGMGQDIDLLLTMGRALYREGLYPESRDFFARACAARPQNAEAAASLGYALHRLGDEVGAGRQIRRALRLDPDAHEARIYLGHLLYDRGDWEGALREFERVPPPEHWDSLAVWRLVELKRALWHLEPGDVRLAAWERRLEELESYSDPIDQLLAEIESEASRTETPPDPRQLELFASERQGRDGVVHQVRSPGGQILRGTWREIVTQMRDHAGFSHETVTQYMRRLAERWHEQLGVDIPFNDPGNFLRAAIEAGIVRLEEP, encoded by the coding sequence ATGTCCGACGAGTTCTTGAGTTCCGAAGACTACGACGAGCGAGCCCACCGCCTCTACAACGAGGGCGACTACGAGGGCGCGCTCGAGCTCCTCAAAGAAGGGCTCTCGATCTATCCGGGTGCGGTCGACCTCTACGTGGGGCTCGGCTACGCCCGCCTCGCCCGTGAAGAGTTCGCCTGGGCCAGGCGTGCCTTCGAGCGTGCCCTGGTCCTGGACCCCACGCACGAGGATGCGCTGGTGGGAATGGGGGAGACCCTGCTTCGCTTTGGCCAGCGTGAGACGGCGCTGCGCTACTTCCGCTCCGTCGACTCGGTCGGCATGGGGCAGGACATCGACCTGCTCCTGACGATGGGCCGGGCGCTCTACCGCGAGGGCCTCTATCCCGAGTCCCGCGACTTCTTCGCACGGGCCTGCGCGGCCCGTCCTCAGAACGCTGAGGCCGCCGCTTCCCTCGGGTACGCGCTCCACCGCCTTGGAGACGAGGTCGGTGCGGGCCGTCAGATCCGCCGCGCGCTCCGCCTCGATCCGGATGCCCACGAGGCGCGCATCTATCTCGGTCATCTCCTGTACGACCGGGGAGACTGGGAGGGAGCCCTCCGTGAGTTCGAACGCGTACCACCCCCGGAACACTGGGACTCGCTCGCGGTGTGGCGGTTGGTCGAGCTGAAACGGGCTCTCTGGCACCTGGAGCCCGGAGATGTCCGCTTGGCCGCCTGGGAGCGGAGGCTCGAGGAGCTCGAGTCCTACAGCGATCCCATCGACCAGCTGTTGGCCGAGATCGAATCCGAGGCCAGCCGCACGGAGACCCCTCCCGACCCCCGACAGCTGGAGCTCTTCGCTTCCGAGCGGCAGGGCCGGGACGGTGTGGTTCACCAGGTGCGATCCCCGGGGGGACAGATCTTGCGTGGGACCTGGCGGGAAATCGTGACTCAGATGCGCGATCATGCCGGGTTCAGCCATGAGACCGTCACCCAATACATGCGCCGACTGGCCGAGCGCTGGCACGAGCAGCTCGGTGTGGACATCCCCTTCAACGACCCGGGGAATTTCCTGCGCGCTGCCATCGAAGCTGGCATCGTCCGGCTCGAGGAGCCCTAG
- a CDS encoding hydantoinase B/oxoprolinase family protein codes for MQTTDSPGSPSPEPGASTGATPGGPIDPVTLEIFRHLFAALAEEMGAALRRASFSPNIKERRDYSCALFDAAGRPVALGDHMPVHLGAMPMSVEAALAELGALAPGDVAMVNDPFRGGTHLPDITLIQGVFQPATALGPPEAEPAACPVPAGSLLGYVASRAHHSDVGGMSPGSMPLAREIVQEGLRIPPVRLYVRGARNEDLWRTVLANVRTPEERGGDLDAQLAALHAGSTRLLEIAAGRGKAATVAAMDALIAYADRLVRTGLARIPSGTYEAEDAIEDDGFGNGPLPIQVRLSVHGEHAVVDFSGSAPQAPGGVNAVAAITSSATRYVVRCVVEALLGETLPAGGGSMRDVRLVLPERSIVNAGPPASVAAGNVETSQRITDVLLRAFTRALPELMPALSQGTMNNLTVGGVDPRTARAFAYYETVGGGMGAGPTGPGLSGVHVHMSNSLNTPIEALEHAYPFRVREYALRQGSGGAGRHVGGDGLVRELELLTEAQVTLLCERRVTGPAGAHGGTSGAPGKNVLRTADGDRELPGKVTLWVDPGDRIRIESPGGGGWGASPTND; via the coding sequence ATGCAAACCACCGACTCTCCAGGTTCCCCCAGCCCCGAGCCCGGGGCCTCCACAGGCGCCACCCCCGGGGGGCCCATCGACCCGGTGACGCTGGAGATCTTCCGCCATCTGTTCGCGGCGCTGGCCGAGGAGATGGGCGCGGCCCTGCGCCGGGCCTCGTTCTCCCCGAACATCAAGGAGCGCAGGGACTACTCCTGCGCTCTCTTCGATGCGGCCGGCCGGCCCGTGGCCCTGGGAGACCATATGCCGGTTCACCTGGGGGCCATGCCCATGAGCGTCGAGGCGGCCCTCGCCGAACTGGGCGCCCTGGCCCCGGGGGACGTGGCCATGGTCAACGACCCCTTCCGTGGGGGCACGCACCTCCCGGACATCACGCTGATCCAAGGGGTATTCCAGCCCGCGACCGCCCTGGGCCCGCCGGAAGCCGAGCCAGCCGCCTGTCCCGTCCCCGCTGGCTCGCTGCTGGGCTACGTCGCCTCCCGCGCCCACCACTCGGACGTCGGGGGCATGTCCCCCGGCTCGATGCCGCTGGCCCGGGAGATCGTCCAGGAAGGGCTCCGCATCCCCCCGGTCCGCCTCTACGTGCGCGGGGCGCGCAACGAGGACCTGTGGCGCACGGTGTTGGCCAATGTCCGCACGCCCGAGGAGCGCGGCGGCGACCTCGACGCCCAACTGGCGGCCCTCCATGCCGGGAGCACCCGTCTGCTGGAGATCGCCGCCGGGCGGGGGAAAGCGGCCACCGTGGCGGCGATGGACGCACTCATCGCCTACGCCGACCGCCTGGTGCGGACGGGGCTGGCCCGGATCCCGTCCGGCACCTACGAGGCCGAGGACGCCATCGAGGACGACGGCTTCGGCAACGGCCCGCTACCCATCCAGGTTCGGCTCTCGGTTCACGGAGAGCACGCTGTGGTCGACTTCTCGGGCTCGGCGCCGCAGGCCCCGGGAGGCGTCAACGCGGTGGCCGCCATCACCTCGTCGGCCACGCGCTACGTGGTGCGTTGCGTGGTGGAGGCTCTGCTGGGCGAGACCCTCCCGGCGGGCGGCGGCTCCATGCGAGATGTGCGGCTCGTGTTGCCGGAGCGCTCCATCGTCAACGCCGGTCCTCCAGCTTCGGTGGCCGCCGGCAACGTGGAGACCAGCCAGCGCATCACGGATGTGCTGCTGCGCGCCTTCACGCGGGCCCTTCCCGAGCTCATGCCCGCACTTTCGCAAGGCACCATGAACAACCTCACGGTGGGTGGTGTCGATCCGCGCACGGCGCGGGCCTTCGCCTATTACGAAACCGTCGGCGGGGGAATGGGCGCTGGACCCACGGGCCCCGGACTCTCGGGCGTGCACGTGCACATGTCCAACTCACTGAACACTCCGATCGAGGCGCTGGAACATGCCTACCCCTTCCGCGTGCGCGAGTATGCGCTGAGGCAGGGTAGTGGCGGCGCCGGCCGCCACGTGGGTGGGGACGGGCTGGTGCGCGAGCTGGAACTGCTCACCGAAGCGCAGGTGACGCTCCTGTGCGAACGACGTGTGACCGGCCCGGCCGGAGCGCACGGCGGCACATCCGGTGCTCCCGGCAAGAACGTCCTTCGCACAGCCGACGGGGATCGGGAGCTTCCGGGCAAGGTTACGTTGTGGGTCGATCCGGGCGACCGCATCCGCATCGAGTCGCCGGGCGGCGGCGGCTGGGGTGCCTCGCCCACGAACGACTGA
- the rpsU gene encoding 30S ribosomal protein S21 → MEVVVQDNESLERALRRFKRKVQRSGLYSELRKRRFYEKPSAQRKRKREAAIRRERRRQRRSTAPRA, encoded by the coding sequence TTGGAAGTCGTCGTTCAAGACAACGAGAGCCTCGAGCGGGCGCTCCGGCGCTTCAAGCGCAAGGTGCAGCGCTCCGGGCTCTATTCGGAGCTCAGGAAGCGCCGCTTCTACGAGAAGCCGAGCGCCCAACGCAAGCGGAAGCGGGAAGCAGCCATTCGCCGGGAGCGTCGGCGCCAGCGCCGCTCCACCGCACCCCGCGCCTGA
- a CDS encoding 3-hydroxybutyryl-CoA dehydrogenase, translating to MEIKKVGVVGCGLMGSGIAEISAKAGLNVVVREVDDQALAAGRKRIEKSLGKAVEKEKMTAEDRDAALGRTAFTTQLSDMADCDLIIEAIVEDMAAKNELFGELDTLCGPKTIFASNTSSLTVTDMAAATSRPDRVVGLHFFNPVPVMKLVEVVKTIVTSKEAFDAAFAFAKKVGKTPITAKDNSGFVVNLLLVPYMLDAIRQLERGVASIEDIDTGMMLGCGYPMGPFTLCDFVGIDTLYRISEIMFDEYREERYAPPPLLKRIVAMGRFGRKTGKGFYDWTGEKPVALEV from the coding sequence TTGGAGATCAAGAAGGTAGGTGTGGTCGGCTGCGGGCTGATGGGAAGCGGGATCGCGGAGATCAGCGCCAAGGCTGGGTTGAACGTGGTGGTGCGTGAGGTCGACGACCAGGCGTTGGCCGCCGGCCGCAAGCGCATCGAGAAGTCGCTGGGCAAGGCGGTGGAGAAGGAGAAGATGACGGCCGAGGATCGCGACGCCGCACTCGGCCGCACCGCGTTCACCACCCAGCTGTCCGACATGGCCGATTGCGATCTGATCATCGAAGCCATCGTCGAGGACATGGCGGCCAAGAACGAGTTGTTCGGGGAGTTGGACACGCTCTGTGGACCCAAGACCATCTTCGCGTCCAACACCAGCTCGCTCACGGTCACCGACATGGCCGCTGCGACCAGCCGTCCCGACCGCGTGGTGGGCCTGCACTTCTTCAATCCGGTGCCCGTCATGAAGCTGGTGGAGGTGGTGAAGACCATCGTCACCAGCAAGGAGGCGTTCGACGCGGCGTTCGCATTCGCGAAAAAGGTGGGTAAGACACCCATTACCGCGAAGGACAACAGCGGGTTCGTGGTCAACCTGCTGCTGGTGCCGTACATGCTGGACGCCATCCGCCAATTGGAGCGGGGCGTGGCCAGCATCGAAGACATCGACACCGGCATGATGTTGGGCTGCGGCTACCCGATGGGCCCGTTCACGCTGTGCGACTTCGTGGGCATCGACACCCTCTACCGGATCTCGGAGATCATGTTCGACGAGTACCGGGAGGAGCGCTACGCGCCACCGCCGCTGCTCAAGCGCATCGTGGCCATGGGCCGCTTCGGTCGGAAGACCGGCAAGGGCTTCTACGACTGGACGGGTGAGAAGCCGGTGGCGTTGGAGGTCTGA
- a CDS encoding DinB family protein, producing MDARVRPLADIFALNTDLVANCVADLDSGQANRRLPGGGNSIAFLVAHLADARYHLLEALGASAPNPLTESLGAARSIDDVKNMPSFGAILSAFRGASARLANALDGLKASDLQRQTTQRFPIDGGTLVDTIAFLAQHESYHVGQMAFIRRQMGLPPMSYQRSGS from the coding sequence ATGGACGCCAGGGTACGTCCGCTTGCCGACATCTTCGCGCTGAACACCGACCTCGTCGCCAACTGCGTGGCCGATCTGGACTCAGGGCAAGCCAATCGGCGCTTGCCCGGGGGCGGAAACAGCATCGCCTTCCTGGTCGCTCACCTGGCTGATGCGCGCTATCACCTGCTGGAGGCTTTGGGTGCTTCGGCCCCCAACCCCCTCACCGAATCGTTGGGTGCGGCCCGCTCCATCGACGACGTGAAGAACATGCCTTCCTTCGGCGCCATCCTGTCCGCGTTCCGCGGCGCCAGCGCCCGCCTGGCCAACGCGCTGGACGGACTCAAGGCCTCCGACCTGCAGCGCCAGACCACGCAGCGCTTCCCCATCGACGGGGGAACCCTGGTGGACACGATCGCCTTCCTGGCCCAGCACGAGTCCTACCACGTAGGTCAGATGGCCTTCATTCGCCGCCAGATGGGCTTGCCCCCCATGAGCTATCAGCGGTCCGGAAGCTGA